CCAACTGTCGGGTTTACAACAATCAATTTGACAAAGTAAGTGACCAGATCGCGGTCTTGTATCCCCTGCCTGGCCGACTCCAAAAAGTCCATAGTGGAGTTAACGCCAAGCAGCGGTGCAGCCAGGGCACCGGTAACAAAACCCACCAGTAGTCCGTAACCACCCAGCGGTATAGACATTGCCAGAGCACATAGATAGCGCGGCAGGACAAAACTCCTAGCAAAGTTTAGTTCACTCATATTAGGACTGACCTGGCGTGCTTCTTCGGCTAGTAAACTAGCTACACGCACGCACCAGGCGATACTGACCGTAAGAGGTCCAACCTCGCGCAACAAACCTATCGATATAACAGCACCGGAGAGATCCTGGGCGCGATATTTACTTAACTCAATGACGCACTGAATAGTAAGCGCTACACCAATAGCACAGGCCGCAAGCGCAACAAGGTGGAAAGACCGCAGCCCCATCCAGCGGCAATAAAGTCTCATCTCAGCCCAGGACAAAGTAGTAAAGGCAGCCGGCGTCAGTGA
Above is a window of Candidatus Obscuribacter sp. DNA encoding:
- a CDS encoding ABC transporter permease produces the protein MQRPLITKTPLVEIVPWFAPLGLSARLFVQSLTPAAFTTLSWAEMRLYCRWMGLRSFHLVALAACAIGVALTIQCVIELSKYRAQDLSGAVISIGLLREVGPLTVSIAWCVRVASLLAEEARQVSPNMSELNFARSFVLPRYLCALAMSIPLGGYGLLVGFVTGALAAPLLGVNSTMDFLESARQGIQDRDLVTYFVKLIVVNPTVGVFAGCAAGFVGRGTNIPVASQAVTATFIGCYIANLIFTMFIFSEQL